The genomic region CATATTTTAAGGTCTCTAATTAACTATAGAAATGGTGTAATGTAgggatgtattgctcagtcagtctgtacaCGAAAGATGTCACAACACACTCTTACaaggtcttgtttctattctttttcgtacggcaaccctacatcttttcatttttcaaaatgtttttatactttaCTAAAACCCATTCCTGACCTTGGATCAGCAACTCATCCGATGTGGAGTGTGGAGAAATTCCCGAACGAGTGGAGGTGGGTATTAGCTTCATCCCAAGAGAAATCTGAAAGACCGCCACACTggcccacccacccaccacccacccacccaccacccacccacccgcccacCCATCcccacacagagacacacagctCACCTCGTAGTATATACATATTAAATAGGAtaaactagttgtacggtatccttTGGCGCTTCGCGTTTGTGAGTAAAACGTCCAACAGAGTTTTTAGACGGTCTGCTGAAACgtcgagtcctagctagacaatacgtatttgttgaaaccctgtcatacaagtaaacatgcaaacttcctagtagtttagattacgtatataggccttgTATAGCTTAgcagtcgtcgttttgcgatcgtgatcaagacaattgaaatgtacagtctagggaTGCACTcggttccgttgtaacgacagtggtattgtatttactgacatagaaattgatatcggcaaacattgactatcaacagtgttagatatgcagcacagtgtagtaaaggattgatcatactgtagtacgggacgtgtgaatagttgactgcaggtggcattcaactcatGAAGGTGTTGCTCGCTTGTCAAGAActcacaatccctagctacaatacaaaaggatggggcgacggaagttcatgaagcgttttcgtcgccgtttgctcacttaaacgaatcgttcttagactcatctgtagtcagaCACGAAAACGAtcttttaaggtaggtcctatgaTGAAACATGGTCGTGGGAGGAGagatttgagatttgtgtgtgtgtgtgtacaccacacacacacaaacacgcacgcacgcacacacacacacacacacacacacacacacacacacacacacacacacacacacacacacacacataccaagagctcgatggagagtTATATAgtaccacgcccctttctgttgtgcgacccggattagaagcctcgctacgctcggcaacaaatcacacaaacacttGCATTGTACCTCAAAAGcacaacaccaacacagaTGTAGTCAAAAACAAGGGTTCTTTGTTGATTAAGCATCTACGCACATGTCAAGAGTACAACTGTCATGCTCTACGACAAAAACCATTGCTGGCTTGAAATCTACTGTAGTTAATTACTCATGTACACACATAGTGACATGTACCATACTGTTGAGATGGAATATGTTACCATTAGACCCAGTGCTGCCTCCAGAGATATTTCTAGAGAAACTACACCTGTGTTACTACAACTGGACAAACACTCGAAACAGGTAACAATACAATTTTTAGGTTACACTGTGGAAATAGAAATATTGATATTGAGCAGTCATCTACAATACCAACTCTAACGCAATATCTACTGACAATTAATtgcatatactgtataatCTCTCAAGGGAACCATACAACTACCTAACAGTTCAACTGCTTCAGGGTCACCATATACCATATCCTTGTATTCGGTGTCTGTCACTGTCAACCAAACTAACTGTCCTCATCTTCCTGGAACGATACTTCTGCTTCCTTCACGGCTTCGGAAAGTTCTTCTTTGGTGAAGTATTCATCAGAATCTACATCAATAGCTGCCAATTGGTCTTCCATATTCTTTGGAATAACGGATAGAAGCTCTTGATATGACAATTTACCATCCTTGTCCTTGTCTAGTTCGTCAAACGTTTGCAAAACTACTATACAACAGTGaaaacagtaaacacaaacattgaacaacAGTGTTCAACAAAGGTTTAAAATAACTTTAAGAAAGCTAAGGCAACATTCTCCTAATTTTGTGAAGTCAAAATTATTGCTTTGTGTACATGAACTCAGACTCGTGTCAGTTATAACTTTCTTGCATTCTCTATATCTAGTCCATGCTCTTAAGAAGCCAAACTCAATACGTGACAGTCTAACTAAAAAGTTCCATTTTACAATAGTTCAATCTTTTCTGGTGATTTCCACCTACAGGGTTACTTTCTAGTCAGTTGAATCCCCTCTTGTCACCATTGCTCAAAGCCGCAAGGAACTGCATGGGCTAACATTATTACGACGCGATTAATTTATGGGAACAAATCCTACTAGCTTTCTTAAAGTTACAGTGGCATTTGTTTCTCTACATAAAATAGTTCCATACGTTTCATTTCATCTTTCAATATTTCATCACTGAACAATGGTTTTGCTGGTACGTTTGCTGCTGCCCCTTCATTCGTTGCTGTTGTCATATTATGATCCTCGGGTACAGTGTTCGGGGTGTCGAGTTCATCTAAATCACTAAGCTCCTGTACAGCCTCTGCCATGCTATCTTGCTCTTCCTGAGAGACTGTATGCTGATCTGTATGGTCACTGTCCGTATTTGAAAAATTTTGACCTTTGAGCTTGTTATCAGTGACAGTAGAAGATACTTCAGAAGGCTTAGCTGGTCGAACTGACTCAGAATTGTTTACAAATTGCACACCAGCACTCCCTGTATCATTCAACGTGATGTTAGACATCTCATATTTACTACCAGATGTGACATCAGATATATTTATATTCGAAGTATTTTGAGATCCAGAAGCTTCCGTTCTGTTGAATTCTGTTGGCCCATTGCCGCTAACCCCTGCAAAGATACAAGAAAATAAACTCCACTTCTATTTGTTCCTAACAACCACACAACATTTATCTCAGATCTTTAGTTGACACTACCTCgtacacagaaaaacaaaccgTTACCATTAGGTCAAAGGATTTCAGTCTGAATTAAGAGATGTATGAAACTCATACAGATAACCAAGACACAAGCTTTACACATGATAACAAATATGGTTGTGCCTTCAACTGAAGGGCCAAATGAAAGCCTAATTAACACCACTCACACAAAATTGTGTTGCAAGCAGCATGTGCACTGCCTGTGGTAGTGTGGACTTCAATTGGACAACATGCCAGGGGTGAGGAGGTCTATGAATGCTGGTTTTAACTGGTCATCTCACACGAGCTTAAATCTATCAAACAAGTGGCTcgagcccaagaggtcagtccAGCTGACGTTGTAGAGTTCAATGCACTGCTTGAACACAAGAGGTCAGTCAATCTGACGTTGGAAGCTTAACACACCATCACAGACCCATCTCGTTTACGATCGGACATCAGACAAATGGACTGAGCCAAAGACATTAGTTGAGTTGAAGTTGCACGTAACGTTGGGAAAAGACCAACCTGAACAAGGCCCATGCCCTGGCACAATATACCTAATCTATTGAATacagagggagggagggataTCAAGAAAGCTACACGCCATATGTGCTGTCCACACTATGCAATATTCTCATAGCCATTTATATAGATACAAAGTTCTGCAGCTAGCTACGCATAACATTACCAATTGCTGTAGTAGCTGCTCCTGACGTTACCAACgtttactatgtaaactaaACATCCACTGTGAGTTCTTAATTTGATACATTTGGCTCATCTTGAGAtatctggtctagtgtggacagggctttatTCATGCTCATCTTCTACATAATTGAGTACTATGAGTGTCACACATGACTGCTGCATTTTTTATATTGAAACTGCCGCAagttaataatttaaataaaaaagaTTGTGacgtaggagatgagcatgaataagtaCATAACCAttcctacatacccatcatttttcTCAGAACGTTTATTTGctttattaattttttcttCCGTAGTTCTTGTCTCGCTCCAATCTGTGTGATGTACTAaatagcagctgacggatgtacttaataacattgattgcatcaattAACAACTCCTTGCATCTTCCACGAAAGCCTCTGTAGACGATCACATGCACGGAGACAGCACTCCATTGAGCATAGTCGTACATTTTCAACTACACACAACTGTAAGCACAGGTACGTAGCCGCCGCCAGTCCGGTTGGTCCAGTTTCAACCGGACCACTTTTAATATTTGCACTTTCACCAACTGACCATTCCCGGCAACTTCCGAAAAAGGGAATAGCtcattaaataattttatttaatcactctgAGACAGCTTCATATCAAGTGCCTGCAGACCCACAGACTAGAATGGATACGGCTCACTCATTCTGGTTTTAGAATAGCAGATAGTAAATGGAACCAGATGGTGTTGCTTCTGTCATCTCTCTCTAATGCCTCATCACCTTATGAACttcttgtttctttcaagACCCTTCTGGGAGTCTAAAAATTAACCCTGTGCTTCACTGTACTCTGCAGAGACCCAATGCATGAACTTTTTGTTTCCTAGGAGACCCTTCTGGGGTTCTAAGAAGTAACCCTGTGCTGCATTGTACTCTGCACAGGCCCAACGCATGGTTAAATTTATACCTGGCTGCCTTTTCACTAGGACGTCAATGACGCTCAAGACTTTGCATTCTATCACTACATTACTATGCAACAGAAAAATTTATCTTTGCCTGTGTGCGCATAAGCATTTCTGCGTCAACTAGACAACTTCCAAACTGGCGGCTACATCACTGAAGTACACTGGAAGTGGCAGCAATCTCCCAAAGCGTACTTTCCACCAGCTAATAATAGGTAATTACATGGAGCTATCACaaacacacgtgaccggaaaaCATGGCGTTGTGAAAGCACACGTAGATCTGTgtagcagcagttgactgatactggGTGGACTTTGCACAGTTCTAGCTGTTGAGCCAGTGCAATTCCTTGGACAAGAGCAAATTGTTTGGTATGACTCTcgttgttgtagttgcttctagtgaggcgctagcctggctgacaaaagcaaatgtgaaagaataaatcgcaTTTCTACTTGTCGATATATGGCTTTTAAGACGCTTAATGTCAGCTTTAGTAGTGCGGCTACCATTCGGACCGTTTACAGTTGAGCATTAAGTGGCTCTGAGATTTCTTACTGAGTTATCAGAAATTTGGAAAGCACttgtttggatacttttgtatgggcaGCCATTTTAGAATCgtcgcatccctacatagagAGTACTACCGCACTCTCagattaggtagtttgtttgtgtagtgtgatggtacgcaaacaatgcaacagtctctaTGCATgcgaaataataatgccccatgctcgaataatgccccatgtttTACAACTccgaaaaatagtaaccctaTGGAGCAATATTCGCAGAAATACAGTAACCACGGTTGCACACTAAACTGTGGCACAAACAACTACTTGTCATGTGCACTCCAAATTTCTTTCTACTtgacaatcaacacaaaacgATTAAATAAAgattacaaaataataaatcatGCAAAATAGTTAAGAAGAAATAACCGAAATTGTGAAGTTTACTCTCATTATGCAACATTTGTTGGCCAATCAGAAAGCTGTCTTCACATGTCATTGTCAACGATGAAGGACGTAAGCAGGCAAACAAAGAAGAACACAACAGATCATACTAAAAATACTATTGTAATTACATATTTAACACTCATACATTCAATACTTACTTATTCAAATTTCAAGCACAGCAAGACCTACCGTTTGGTGAAAGTGTGTCTGACATGTTCGTAATTGTCTCTGTGGGCAAAAACGCCAAAACAGATGGCGTTGCTTGCCCCTGCACACTGTCTCCACCAGCCGAATTTAATGGAGATGAAAATGTCGCTTGCTCCTGCACAGCCACTTCTGGTGTAGTAGTAGATAAATGACCAGAAGCAGTAGTACTTTCTACAAAAAGAGATAACGCCTGAAAAAGGAGAATGTGACACTGTCAAGGTCACATGATTTACTGTGTTCTGCCAACTCGGTTTGCTTAGTTGTTAATGGGGAAATGGTTACAACTTTTGTCTCTTCAACCGTGTCGGTTGTGATTATGTCACCGCTGCCAGCTGTATTTCCTTGCAAAGGTGTATTTGAATTAGTAGTGACAGGTTCGTCAGATACTGTTTCAGAGATAGCCACAGGGATATCATCAAGAGCGGCTTCGGTTGTTGTTTGATTTGTCATCTCTGTTACAAGACTAGCCGTCTTGTTCTTTGTCTCAGTGGGCAGCTTTGGCTTGTCATCAGTAGGCTCgactaaacaacaaaatgtaTGTCATTCATTCTCTATCAGAGCTAATAGTAGTgcgtgtatatgtgtgtgtcgtgtgtgatgctgtagctcaattggttagagagtgcatctggagaatgaaaacatccgggattttgcagggttgcaggttcaagtcacagtgatggcgagctgtggcataatttccttaagcaagaaacttacacacaattgcttctgtCAACTCAACGGTCAGCTGGGTTGGCAGTAAACTCATGCAGCAGACCGGTATTGTGGGGggcttggtgtccagtcccagatctgcccctggatgactccgggCCAAACTCCAAGTGGATTGtagccctgtctctagaggcaggggagctatcttcgcaactgaccttaactttgatgtcattcatgaatgacgtggagggcttgacatttctCCATTTACATTTCTTGTGATtgtctgtgtgcacatgcatgtgtgtgtgtgtgtgtgtgtgtgtgtgtgtgtgtgtgtgtgtgtgtgtgtgtgtgtgtgtgtgcatgcgaggtaaacatacacatagaggcacacacacacacacacacactaaattaCAAGGACTACTATGTGTTTCTAAGGGAATAAGGTTGTCTTTTCCTAGATTTCAACTGACAAATCTGTGCAAACCGGATTAGGCCAAAATCAATCTTCCAGTTGAGCTTGACctgaaataaaaaaattaaattcaaTGTAAGCATGTGCAATAATATGCTTGCTGCAAAAGATTAGGTACAGCCACTGCTGCCGCATTCCACTTGAAATCAGCAAATTTGTTTCAAtgtccattttgttatctcaaGTTTTACAGTATATATAGGCAATGGCAGTGAGAACTGTGCATGCTCAAActgtcacatgatcattacttTTTATCTTTTCCAGTCTCTTAGAAAGCATAAAACATTTAGTTAGTCTGGGACTTAGCTCTTGTTACTAGTTTTCTCATTTGAAGACTGCTGCAGCAACCTTAGATACTCTAGACTAACGTCTCAGATACTCTACgagtgtgcatttgtgtgtgcaccGAAACTTGCACTGCAGTGTCTTCATTGTATTAGTGCTTGAATACATGATGCAGTGTGATGTATGTGCTATGTCAGCTGTGGCAAGTTCCCACAGTCTATAACGGGTTCTCAGCATTCTGCTACAGGCAGTAGCTCAAATAAACTCAGTATCATTATATGGCATACAAACATCTAACAATAAATTACCATAAGAACCATCAACAGAAAACAACTTACCGTGCTTGTTTGCTAATTTCTCTGCTGTTACTTCAGCTCTCAGCCGCCATACGGAAGTAGAGACTCTCTGAATCTCATGCTGCAAAGTTGTTATTGTTTCGTTCTGTAGCAGTATAGTTGCCTGCAACATGTTCATTCCCTCTAGAAAGATGCCGGTCGTCCTCTGAATCTCGTCTTTCATGGACACCACAACACGATTGACTGTTGCTCCGATAAGTGATGACAGATTGGAGCTCTTATGGTTACCACTCTTTATCATGCCAAGAACAGAGGACAAATACTGCAACACATAATGTTTACATATGAACAGTCTGTCACACAACCCAGTCCTGTTCATGAATGTAGACAACTTATGTTACAAAAAAATCATCAAACATTTGACGATGTGGTTTGTAACTTCATTCTACTTGTATATTTCAAGCAACTGAAGTTAACTTTGTCTATCCTTAGTTTATAATAAACCATAGACACAGCAATGTAAATCAATGAGGGTAATTAACTTGGGCAGGAGTAGTAAGCTTGATCGATTGGCAGGAGTGATGTGCATCACTCCAGCAGCCGTGCCTAAAACGGCGACTACCCATCTGGCGCAGTGTCATTCCCGAAAGTTGCGTCTACCCCGCCAATATATAGAGGGCAAAGCACAGTGGAAAGCAGCAGATGACAAGATAATCAACTACACACTGAACAGGTAAGCAGCTGCATAGC from Corticium candelabrum chromosome 10, ooCorCand1.1, whole genome shotgun sequence harbors:
- the LOC134185550 gene encoding serine-rich adhesin for platelets-like isoform X2, with the translated sequence MMGKPKPGGTIKDGRQLLGSETESEVQEFPLPPRRPSRMRSKKSGSHHSDLFCRDFLRIVIVLVVLAMMAAIGFLGFVYYKLNGEMEKLMEEYVKVKGDWTGEGPMARMLQAAAKSVDLNQLTQRHDKDWVSLKGKFQLIHNHLITVNSTVSDLRKDAKQWAIVLDSTSQLQKVGGNVDGLTQEVTKMVSNVERIDRDLADMKKSISVLKRDSSESTNKLTTLDAGFNSVKGDVQTHKSKIDELEHSSTKLQQRTGSLVSINVTEMDLTMQQMSHEMSRVVEAIDLLQATAHHGNDSLGLKPVLAKLDVIKQGVLSSQAHSESLKRRLTAVEKIEAQHQDDIDSLTSTVSQFNSSLFAMMIGSQMTTSLMEQQMHNFTLRIGAQLQQYLSSVLGMIKSGNHKSSNLSSLIGATVNRVVVSMKDEIQRTTGIFLEGMNMLQATILLQNETITTLQHEIQRVSTSVWRLRAEVTAEKLANKHVEPTDDKPKLPTETKNKTASLVTEMTNQTTTEAALDDIPVAISETVSDEPVTTNSNTPLQGNTAGSGDIITTDTVEETKVVTISPLTTKQTELAEHKSTTASGHLSTTTPEVAVQEQATFSSPLNSAGGDSVQGQATPSVLAFLPTETITNMSDTLSPNGVSGNGPTEFNRTEASGSQNTSNINISDVTSGSKYEMSNITLNDTGSAGVQFVNNSESVRPAKPSEVSSTVTDNKLKGQNFSNTDSDHTDQHTVSQEEQDSMAEAVQELSDLDELDTPNTVPEDHNMTTATNEGAAANVPAKPLFSDEILKDEMKLLQTFDELDKDKDGKLSYQELLSVIPKNMEDQLAAIDVDSDEYFTKEELSEAVKEAEVSFQEDEDS
- the LOC134185550 gene encoding serine-rich adhesin for platelets-like isoform X1, with the translated sequence MMGKPKPGGTIKDGRQLLGSETESEVQEFPLPPRRPSRMRSKKSGSHHSDLFCRDFLRIVIVLVVLAMMAAIGFLGFVYYKLNGEMEKLMEEYVKVKGDWTGEGPMARMLQAAAKSVDLNQLTQRHDKDWVSLKGKFQLIHNHLITVNSTVSDLRKDAKQWAIVLDSTSQLQKVGGNVDGLTQEVTKMVSNVERIDRDLADMKKSISVLKRDSSESTNKLTTLDAGFNSVKGDVQTHKSKIDELEHSSTKLQQRTGSLVSINVTEMDLTMQQMSHEMSRVVEAIDLLQATAHHGNDSLGLKPVLAKLDVIKQGVLSSQAHSESLKRRLTAVEKIEAQHQDDIDSLTSTVSQFNSSLFAMMIGSQMTTSLMEQQMHNFTLRIGAQLQQYLSSVLGMIKSGNHKSSNLSSLIGATVNRVVVSMKDEIQRTTGIFLEGMNMLQATILLQNETITTLQHEIQRVSTSVWRLRAEVTAEKLANKHVEPTDDKPKLPTETKNKTASLVTEMTNQTTTEAALDDIPVAISETVSDEPVTTNSNTPLQGNTAGSGDIITTDTVEETKVVTISPLTTKQTELAEHKSTTASGHLSTTTPEVAVQEQATFSSPLNSAGGDSVQGQATPSVLAFLPTETITNMSDTLSPNGVSGNGPTEFNRTEASGSQNTSNINISDVTSGSKYEMSNITLNDTGSAGVQFVNNSESVRPAKPSEVSSTVTDNKLKGQNFSNTDSDHTDQHTVSQEEQDSMAEAVQELSDLDELDTPNTVPEDHNMTTATNEGAAANVPAKPLFSDEILKDEMKLVLQTFDELDKDKDGKLSYQELLSVIPKNMEDQLAAIDVDSDEYFTKEELSEAVKEAEVSFQEDEDS